A section of the Streptomyces sp. NBC_00178 genome encodes:
- a CDS encoding ABC transporter ATP-binding protein — protein sequence MTVPVIELRGASRRYDDGPPALHEVSLTVRRGEAVAVLGPSGSGKSTLLNLIAGLDRPDTGTVTVDGVRVDELGESGSALYRRSKIGMIFQFFNLLDDLTVADNVALPARLAGVARAEARRRAAELLENLGIDRHAGAYPGRLSGGERQRVAVARALMNRPPLLLADEPTGALDTAAGQDVSRLLADLNAEGQTLVVVTHDLSLARSCTQRRVEIADGRLTEDVPPRAAATEAVR from the coding sequence ATGACCGTGCCAGTGATCGAACTGCGGGGGGCAAGCCGCCGGTACGACGACGGCCCTCCCGCCCTGCATGAGGTGTCGCTGACCGTGCGGCGGGGCGAGGCCGTCGCGGTCCTCGGCCCTTCCGGCAGCGGCAAGTCGACGCTGCTCAATCTGATCGCGGGCCTGGACCGGCCGGACACAGGGACCGTCACCGTGGACGGGGTGCGCGTGGACGAGTTGGGGGAGTCCGGCTCCGCTCTCTACCGTCGCTCGAAGATCGGCATGATCTTCCAGTTCTTCAACCTGCTCGACGATCTGACCGTCGCCGACAACGTCGCTCTGCCGGCACGCCTGGCAGGGGTGGCACGGGCCGAGGCACGTCGGCGGGCGGCGGAGCTCCTGGAGAACCTCGGTATCGACCGGCACGCCGGCGCGTACCCGGGGCGGCTTTCCGGCGGCGAACGGCAGCGCGTCGCGGTGGCCCGGGCGCTGATGAACCGGCCGCCCCTGCTGCTGGCCGACGAGCCGACCGGAGCCCTGGACACGGCCGCGGGACAGGACGTCAGCAGGCTGCTGGCGGACCTCAACGCCGAAGGCCAGACCCTCGTCGTGGTCACCCACGACCTGTCACTGGCCCGCTCCTGCACGCAGCGTCGGGTCGAGATCGCCGACGGCCGGTTGACCGAGGACGTCCCGCCGCGGGCGGCCGCCACGGAGGCCGTCCGTTGA
- a CDS encoding ABC transporter permease: MSALAEVVRSGVGRRRVQSLVIGLAAAMAVAASVLGGSLLVISSAPFDDAFAQQRGAHLSVEFDAGKVSAAQLSKSRDSAGVSSAAGPFRTSTVTPRADEEGPGWPMTVVGRSDPGRDVDEVALVGGRWPARAGEIVLSVDSPLIPTLGRQVTFTRLPGEPTLTVVGVARSVTRTADAWVEPAQMPALTSSGSGGYQMLYRFTNAGTAAQVTAGGEAVTRSLVPGAAVGKQSWLTVRKDAERDTALYVPFLIAFGTLGLVMSALIVGNVVASAVGTATRRIGILKAVGFTPAQVVRAYIGQALVPAGVGTGLGVLAGHLLAVPVMAETEEVYGSSLPAIAPWVDLTVIAGVLGLVTATAWGSAWRAGRLRTVEALAVGRAVSAERGRWAVRLAGWLPLPRPVALGLARPFARPARALAMGTTILFGAVAATFTVGMAATLGNVMDAKAHDVADVTVPAPMPDFGPQPPGGSKQPKADPAAVAEAVEATPGTGKYYRASTVRSTVSGLTGTVDVVAFTGDASWGGYTMVAGRWIDRPGEAVVPTPFLTATGTHIGDSITLNGLAEPVTARVVGEVLDPRNSGMQVFTDVATLAAAHPDITDTSHHIAVASGTDVAAYVTALNKDLAPRGATAQAGGLDAGGDMVVTLKALSAMLTLMLVAVAALGVLNGVLLDTRERVREIGVHKALGMTPRQSLTMVLTSVVVTGLVASALGVPLGVALHGWVLPAMGDSVELRLPDSVLAVYHGTELLLLTLGGLLIGVLGALMPAGWAARTRTATALRTE, translated from the coding sequence TTGAGCGCGCTCGCTGAAGTGGTGCGCTCCGGGGTGGGACGGCGCCGGGTGCAGTCGCTGGTGATCGGGCTCGCCGCGGCGATGGCGGTGGCCGCCTCCGTCCTGGGCGGTTCGCTGCTGGTGATCTCCAGCGCGCCCTTCGACGACGCCTTCGCCCAGCAGCGTGGCGCACATCTGTCCGTCGAATTCGACGCGGGCAAGGTGAGCGCGGCACAACTGTCGAAGTCCAGGGACAGCGCAGGGGTGAGCAGTGCGGCCGGACCGTTCCGCACGTCGACCGTCACCCCTCGGGCGGACGAGGAGGGCCCCGGCTGGCCGATGACCGTGGTCGGCCGCTCCGATCCCGGACGGGACGTGGACGAGGTGGCACTGGTCGGCGGCCGGTGGCCCGCACGTGCCGGCGAGATCGTGCTGTCCGTCGACTCCCCGCTCATCCCCACCCTGGGCAGGCAGGTGACCTTCACTCGTCTGCCCGGCGAACCGACCCTCACCGTGGTCGGTGTCGCCCGCTCGGTCACGCGGACCGCCGACGCCTGGGTGGAGCCGGCTCAGATGCCCGCGCTCACCTCGTCCGGCAGCGGCGGGTACCAGATGCTCTACCGCTTCACGAACGCGGGTACCGCCGCGCAGGTCACCGCCGGCGGCGAAGCCGTGACGCGGTCACTGGTGCCGGGGGCGGCCGTCGGCAAACAGTCCTGGCTCACCGTCAGGAAGGACGCCGAGCGCGACACCGCCCTCTACGTCCCGTTCCTCATCGCGTTCGGCACCCTGGGCCTGGTCATGTCGGCGCTCATCGTCGGCAACGTCGTGGCGTCAGCCGTGGGGACGGCAACGCGCCGCATCGGCATCCTCAAGGCCGTCGGCTTCACCCCGGCCCAGGTCGTGCGTGCCTACATCGGTCAGGCACTGGTCCCTGCCGGCGTCGGTACGGGTCTCGGCGTCCTCGCCGGCCACCTGCTCGCCGTCCCTGTGATGGCCGAGACGGAGGAGGTCTACGGCTCCTCGTTGCCGGCCATCGCTCCCTGGGTCGATCTGACGGTGATCGCCGGGGTGCTCGGACTGGTGACGGCCACCGCCTGGGGGAGTGCGTGGCGGGCGGGACGGCTGCGTACGGTCGAGGCGCTCGCCGTCGGGCGGGCCGTTTCGGCGGAGCGCGGCCGGTGGGCCGTCCGGCTGGCCGGATGGTTGCCGCTGCCCCGGCCGGTGGCCCTGGGCCTGGCCAGGCCCTTCGCGCGGCCCGCCCGCGCGCTCGCCATGGGCACGACGATCCTGTTCGGCGCCGTCGCTGCCACGTTCACCGTGGGGATGGCCGCCACCCTCGGCAACGTGATGGACGCCAAGGCCCACGACGTCGCCGATGTCACCGTGCCCGCGCCCATGCCGGACTTCGGTCCCCAGCCCCCCGGCGGCAGCAAGCAGCCCAAGGCCGATCCGGCCGCGGTCGCAGAGGCCGTCGAAGCCACCCCTGGAACCGGTAAGTACTACCGCGCTTCGACGGTGCGCTCGACCGTGTCCGGACTGACCGGCACCGTCGACGTGGTCGCCTTCACCGGCGACGCGTCGTGGGGTGGCTACACGATGGTCGCGGGACGCTGGATCGACAGGCCCGGCGAGGCCGTGGTCCCCACCCCGTTCCTGACCGCCACCGGCACCCACATCGGCGACAGCATCACCTTGAACGGCCTGGCCGAGCCGGTCACGGCCCGGGTCGTCGGGGAAGTCCTCGACCCCCGCAATTCCGGCATGCAGGTCTTCACCGACGTCGCGACCCTCGCCGCCGCACACCCCGACATTACGGATACGAGCCATCACATCGCGGTCGCATCAGGCACTGACGTCGCCGCCTACGTCACCGCGCTGAACAAGGATCTGGCACCGCGGGGGGCCACCGCTCAGGCCGGCGGCCTCGACGCCGGAGGCGACATGGTCGTCACGCTCAAGGCGCTGTCGGCGATGCTCACACTGATGCTCGTCGCCGTCGCCGCGCTCGGTGTGCTCAACGGTGTGCTGCTCGATACCCGCGAGCGGGTGCGGGAGATCGGTGTCCACAAGGCACTCGGCATGACCCCCCGACAGAGCCTCACGATGGTCCTCACCTCGGTCGTCGTGACCGGCCTGGTCGCGAGCGCCCTGGGTGTGCCGCTGGGGGTAGCCCTCCACGGCTGGGTCCTGCCCGCGATGGGCGACAGTGTGGAGTTGAGGCTGCCCGATTCCGTCCTCGCCGTCTATCACGGCACCGAACTGCTCCTGCTCACGCTCGGCGGCCTGCTCATCGGCGTACTCGGCGCACTCATGCCTGCCGGCTGGGCTGCCAGGACCCGGACCGCCACGGCCCTGCGCACCGAGTAG
- a CDS encoding alcohol dehydrogenase catalytic domain-containing protein yields MRALTYQGKRDVRVETVPDPQIRDRTDIIVKVTSTGICGSDLHLYEVLGPYLDPGDILGHEPMGIVEEVGPEVTAVAPGDRVVIPFNVSCGHCYMCAQGLHSQCETTQVRERGTGAALFGYTKLYGQVPGGQAEYLRVPFGNALPIKVPHGPSDDRFVYLSDVLPTAWQAVEYADIPPGGSVTVLGLGPIGAMAARIALHRGAGLVIGVDMVPERLDRVSAYGATCLDLRRYGKDLGSAVRDLTQGRGTDAVIDAVGMEAHGAPLAKAAHAAVGLLPDAVAQSLMEKAGIDRLAALHTAIDLVRRGGTVSVSGVYGGSADPMPLLTMFDKQIQLRMGQANVKRWVDDLLPLLVDGDPLGVDSFATHHLPLEDGPQAYATFQKKADGMIKTLLVP; encoded by the coding sequence ATGCGGGCACTGACCTATCAGGGAAAACGTGACGTGCGGGTGGAGACCGTTCCGGATCCGCAGATCCGGGACCGGACGGACATCATCGTCAAGGTCACCTCGACGGGTATCTGCGGGTCGGATCTGCATCTCTACGAGGTGCTGGGCCCGTACCTCGATCCGGGGGACATTCTCGGCCACGAGCCGATGGGCATCGTGGAGGAAGTCGGGCCCGAGGTGACCGCCGTGGCCCCGGGCGACCGGGTGGTCATTCCGTTCAACGTCTCCTGCGGACACTGCTACATGTGCGCACAGGGGCTGCACTCCCAGTGCGAGACGACCCAAGTCCGTGAACGTGGCACCGGCGCCGCACTGTTCGGGTACACCAAGCTCTACGGCCAGGTACCCGGGGGACAGGCCGAGTACCTGCGGGTTCCCTTCGGGAACGCCCTGCCGATCAAGGTGCCCCACGGGCCGTCGGACGACCGTTTCGTCTATCTCTCGGATGTGCTGCCGACGGCCTGGCAGGCCGTCGAGTACGCGGACATCCCGCCCGGCGGTAGCGTCACGGTTCTCGGGCTGGGACCGATCGGAGCCATGGCTGCCCGGATCGCCCTCCATCGAGGCGCCGGTCTTGTCATCGGTGTGGACATGGTCCCCGAGCGTCTCGACAGGGTCAGCGCTTACGGAGCCACGTGTCTCGACCTCCGTCGATACGGCAAGGACCTCGGCAGCGCCGTCCGTGACCTGACGCAGGGGCGAGGAACGGACGCGGTGATCGACGCGGTCGGCATGGAGGCGCACGGCGCACCGTTGGCCAAGGCCGCGCATGCGGCGGTCGGACTCCTGCCCGACGCCGTCGCCCAGAGCCTGATGGAGAAGGCGGGCATCGACCGGCTCGCCGCCCTGCACACGGCGATCGACCTGGTGCGCAGGGGCGGCACCGTCTCCGTCTCCGGAGTCTACGGAGGGTCGGCCGACCCGATGCCGCTGCTGACCATGTTCGACAAGCAGATCCAGCTCCGCATGGGCCAGGCCAACGTCAAGCGCTGGGTGGACGACCTGTTGCCTTTGCTGGTCGACGGCGATCCGCTGGGCGTGGACTCCTTCGCCACGCACCACCTGCCCCTTGAAGACGGGCCGCAGGCGTACGCGACGTTCCAGAAGAAGGCCGACGGCATGATCAAGACGCTTCTTGTCCCGTGA
- a CDS encoding SDR family oxidoreductase, producing MVSDERAQDPTRAHPRPDFPQQDQAHPGWTGPMDPPPDHGEDSYRGSALLVDRKAVITGGDSGIGRAVALAFAREGADVLFTHLAEEEEEAGETVRLVEEAGRSAVPVLCDIRDEKQCRSLVERAVSEFGRIDILVNNAAYQMSQPDGISAISTEQFDRVVRTNLYGMFWLCKSALPHIPAGGSIINTTSVQAYKPSPHLLDYAMTKGAIATFTQGLAQMLASDGIRVNAVAPGPVWTPLIPATMPDTAEFGKQSPLGRPAQPAEMAPAYVFLASDNASFITGEIMNATGGTPLP from the coding sequence ATGGTGAGCGATGAACGAGCGCAGGACCCGACCCGGGCCCATCCCCGGCCCGACTTTCCCCAGCAGGACCAGGCCCACCCCGGATGGACCGGTCCCATGGACCCGCCACCGGACCACGGTGAGGATTCCTACCGGGGCTCCGCCCTGCTCGTGGACCGCAAGGCGGTGATCACGGGTGGTGACTCGGGCATCGGCCGCGCCGTCGCTCTGGCCTTCGCGCGGGAAGGCGCGGACGTGTTGTTCACCCACCTGGCCGAAGAGGAGGAAGAGGCAGGGGAGACCGTCCGCCTGGTGGAGGAAGCGGGCCGCAGCGCGGTGCCCGTCCTGTGCGACATCCGGGACGAGAAGCAGTGTCGCTCGCTCGTCGAACGGGCCGTATCCGAGTTCGGCCGGATCGACATCCTGGTCAACAACGCCGCCTACCAGATGTCCCAGCCCGACGGGATCTCCGCCATCTCGACCGAACAGTTCGACCGTGTCGTACGCACCAACCTCTACGGGATGTTCTGGCTGTGCAAGAGCGCGCTGCCGCACATTCCGGCCGGGGGCTCGATCATCAACACCACGTCGGTGCAGGCGTACAAGCCGAGCCCTCATCTGCTCGACTACGCGATGACCAAGGGCGCGATCGCGACCTTCACCCAAGGGCTGGCCCAGATGCTCGCCTCCGACGGCATCCGCGTCAACGCGGTCGCCCCGGGGCCGGTATGGACGCCCCTCATTCCGGCGACGATGCCCGACACCGCCGAGTTCGGCAAACAAAGTCCGCTGGGCCGCCCCGCTCAGCCCGCGGAGATGGCGCCCGCATACGTGTTCCTCGCCTCCGACAACGCTTCGTTCATCACCGGCGAGATCATGAACGCGACCGGGGGCACACCGCTCCCTTGA
- a CDS encoding plasmid stabilization protein — translation MPAGSSPKRERQYEHVKDSAREHGASAERAKEIAARTVNKERARAGESREASKASLRDKKSASQRGGERSHRGPVSPTRDQLYEEAKRRHVQGRSSMNKEQLRKALGH, via the coding sequence ATGCCGGCAGGTTCGAGCCCCAAGCGCGAACGGCAGTACGAGCACGTCAAGGACAGTGCGCGAGAGCATGGTGCCTCCGCCGAGCGCGCGAAGGAGATCGCGGCACGTACGGTCAACAAGGAACGGGCCCGTGCGGGTGAGTCCAGGGAAGCAAGCAAGGCGTCCCTGCGGGATAAGAAGTCCGCCTCGCAGCGCGGGGGTGAGCGTTCGCACCGCGGCCCCGTGAGCCCCACTCGGGATCAGCTCTACGAAGAGGCCAAGAGGCGCCACGTCCAAGGCCGATCCTCGATGAACAAGGAGCAGCTCCGCAAAGCCCTCGGCCACTGA
- a CDS encoding DUF6328 family protein: MGRTPAAEGDGERDGIAVNPHSGRRESEEERADRRWGDLLQELRVAQTGVQILFGFLLAVVFQPRFADLSTVDRDIYVVTVMLGSATAAALIGPVSYHRLLTGRRMKARTVTWASRLTKLGLGLLFCTMCSTLLLILRVALHSVVALWLVGVMALWFAVCWFVFPLWAIARDHGEGAVGDQARTPARGGSDDLRG; this comes from the coding sequence ATGGGCCGGACACCGGCGGCCGAGGGTGACGGCGAGAGAGACGGCATCGCGGTGAACCCGCACAGTGGCCGGCGCGAGTCCGAGGAGGAGCGGGCCGACCGGCGGTGGGGTGACCTCCTCCAGGAGCTCCGGGTGGCGCAGACGGGCGTCCAGATCCTGTTCGGATTCCTGCTCGCGGTGGTCTTCCAGCCCCGGTTCGCCGATCTCTCAACCGTCGACCGCGACATCTACGTGGTGACGGTCATGTTGGGATCCGCGACCGCGGCGGCCCTGATCGGTCCCGTGTCCTACCACCGGCTCCTCACCGGCCGGCGGATGAAGGCACGAACGGTGACCTGGGCCTCGCGCCTGACGAAACTCGGGCTCGGCCTCCTGTTCTGCACGATGTGCAGCACCCTGCTGCTCATCCTGCGGGTGGCGCTGCACAGCGTCGTGGCGTTGTGGCTCGTGGGCGTGATGGCGCTGTGGTTCGCCGTCTGCTGGTTCGTCTTCCCGCTCTGGGCCATTGCCCGGGACCACGGCGAGGGAGCGGTCGGAGACCAGGCAAGGACGCCCGCGAGAGGCGGCTCGGACGACCTGCGGGGCTGA
- a CDS encoding DUF2945 domain-containing protein has translation MAGKGKNKRLSTGDSVTWKSHGQEVEGTVERKLTKRTKAAGRTVDASEDEPQYKVKSDKTGRSAAHKPESLRKKDGGS, from the coding sequence ATGGCCGGCAAGGGCAAGAACAAGAGGTTGTCCACTGGCGACAGCGTCACATGGAAGAGCCACGGCCAGGAGGTCGAAGGCACGGTCGAGCGGAAGCTCACGAAGCGGACCAAGGCTGCCGGCCGGACCGTGGACGCCTCCGAGGACGAGCCGCAGTACAAGGTGAAGAGCGACAAGACCGGCAGGTCCGCCGCCCACAAACCCGAGTCGCTGCGCAAGAAGGACGGCGGCTCGTGA
- a CDS encoding aromatic acid exporter family protein: MEAISENTKARAGVPGKLRAAAQWWHRAVTGGGEERNTLLVIGKSTFAATLSWAIAADVLDAHSPAFAPFSAVLIMQVTVYRSLVQSLRYVAAVVAGVMVQAALGLFAGPELLTFALGPSSP; the protein is encoded by the coding sequence GTGGAGGCCATCTCGGAGAATACGAAGGCCCGGGCAGGAGTGCCGGGGAAGCTGCGAGCCGCGGCGCAGTGGTGGCACCGCGCTGTCACTGGCGGCGGCGAGGAGCGGAACACTCTGCTCGTGATCGGCAAGAGCACCTTTGCCGCCACCCTGAGCTGGGCGATCGCGGCCGATGTCCTTGACGCCCACTCGCCGGCGTTCGCTCCGTTCTCCGCTGTGTTGATCATGCAGGTGACCGTCTACCGCTCCCTCGTACAGTCGCTGCGCTACGTCGCCGCGGTGGTGGCGGGTGTCATGGTGCAGGCTGCCCTCGGCTTGTTCGCAGGCCCCGAACTGCTGACGTTCGCGCTCGGGCCCTCATCGCCCTGA
- a CDS encoding glycosyltransferase yields MTGLAAIAVVIPAHDEETFLPAALASVRTAARHPAVRASRLLVVVAADACTDRTYEVARQGGAVVATLDARSPGEARAAGSRLALSALGLDPATVWIASTDADSEVPTGWLAHQRACAERGWDAVVGTIRPQGWPPALADVIGDHVRAYATAGGEGQPSGLHPHVHGANLGVRADAYLRVGGFPALTAGEDHALVAALQAHGYQVLRTRRFPVLTSARLAARARGGYADHLAQLVRDARPSHPTVLSEDRAAPH; encoded by the coding sequence GTGACGGGTCTCGCCGCCATCGCCGTGGTGATCCCCGCGCACGACGAAGAGACCTTCCTTCCGGCGGCCCTCGCCTCTGTCCGCACAGCGGCACGGCATCCGGCCGTCAGGGCGTCCAGGCTCCTTGTGGTGGTCGCTGCCGACGCCTGCACCGACCGGACGTACGAGGTGGCCCGGCAGGGGGGCGCCGTGGTCGCGACGCTCGATGCGCGCAGCCCGGGGGAAGCCAGAGCCGCGGGCTCGCGGCTGGCTCTGAGTGCCCTCGGCCTGGACCCTGCCACCGTGTGGATCGCCTCCACCGACGCGGACAGCGAGGTTCCGACCGGCTGGCTCGCCCATCAACGTGCCTGTGCGGAACGCGGCTGGGACGCGGTGGTCGGCACGATCCGACCGCAAGGGTGGCCCCCCGCGCTCGCCGATGTGATCGGTGACCATGTGCGTGCCTATGCGACAGCCGGCGGCGAGGGGCAGCCCTCAGGTCTTCACCCGCATGTCCACGGGGCGAATCTGGGTGTGCGAGCGGATGCTTATCTACGGGTCGGCGGATTCCCCGCCCTCACGGCAGGAGAGGATCACGCGCTGGTCGCCGCCCTGCAGGCGCATGGATACCAGGTCCTGCGGACCAGGCGCTTCCCGGTTCTCACCTCTGCGCGTCTGGCCGCCCGGGCACGGGGCGGGTACGCAGACCACCTTGCCCAGCTCGTGAGGGACGCACGGCCGTCGCACCCGACCGTGCTCAGCGAGGACCGGGCCGCACCGCACTGA
- a CDS encoding SAM-dependent methyltransferase, with protein sequence MSTPAGYFEEMYRGSRDPWRLQERWYEQRKYALTVASLPRPHYRRAFEPACSVGQLTRLLAGRCDELIAADRIESAVATARRHTADLGHVEVTRLTVPHEWPEGTFDLIVFSELLYYFDERRLDELLSRATGSLDVGGTLVTVHWNHPVQEHLYTGAQLAERLSREPGLLLGVDHAEEDFVLQTFSRVLPGEAPPPSPAGFEGLL encoded by the coding sequence GTGAGCACTCCGGCCGGATACTTCGAAGAGATGTACCGGGGCAGCAGGGATCCGTGGCGACTCCAGGAGCGCTGGTACGAACAACGCAAGTACGCGCTGACCGTGGCCTCGCTTCCACGGCCGCACTACCGACGCGCCTTCGAACCCGCCTGCTCCGTAGGGCAGCTGACCCGCCTTCTCGCTGGGAGGTGCGACGAACTGATCGCCGCCGATCGGATCGAATCCGCCGTCGCCACCGCCCGCCGTCACACAGCGGACCTCGGCCATGTCGAGGTGACCCGTCTCACCGTGCCGCATGAGTGGCCCGAGGGCACGTTCGATCTCATCGTGTTCTCCGAGCTCCTCTACTATTTCGACGAGCGGCGACTGGACGAACTCCTGTCACGGGCCACCGGCTCACTCGACGTCGGCGGGACCCTGGTGACGGTGCACTGGAACCATCCGGTGCAGGAGCACTTGTACACCGGTGCTCAGCTGGCCGAACGGCTGTCGCGTGAACCGGGGCTGCTCCTGGGCGTGGACCACGCGGAGGAGGATTTCGTTCTGCAGACATTCAGCCGGGTTCTGCCGGGCGAGGCCCCTCCCCCCTCCCCTGCCGGGTTCGAGGGACTTCTGTGA
- a CDS encoding PIG-L deacetylase family protein encodes MSARPDDPSGYADPIQAPGTAEGLWATWPGWGAMREYPLPSSGRVVVVAAHPDDEVLGFGGTLALLSDLGHPLTVVAVTDGEASHPHSAVLRPRELAAIRSEETRTALGRLGAGHADVVRLNIPDSRVAQHEDDLRTALLPLCRGAALVAAPWTGDVHSDHEAAGRAARAAAEEADVPLVEYPVWLWHWAEPGDPRVPWSRAAQLPLSPEVQVRKRHAIDAFASQILPLGPGAQDAAILPPEEIAHHLRPREVVFR; translated from the coding sequence GTGAGCGCACGTCCCGACGATCCGTCCGGCTACGCGGATCCGATCCAGGCCCCCGGCACCGCGGAGGGTCTCTGGGCGACGTGGCCGGGCTGGGGTGCCATGCGTGAGTATCCGCTTCCGTCCTCCGGGAGGGTGGTGGTCGTGGCCGCACACCCGGACGACGAGGTACTCGGCTTCGGTGGCACCCTCGCCCTGCTGTCGGACCTCGGGCACCCGCTGACCGTCGTGGCGGTGACGGACGGCGAGGCCTCTCATCCTCACAGCGCAGTGCTCAGGCCTCGTGAGCTCGCCGCCATCCGCTCGGAGGAGACCCGGACCGCTCTGGGCAGGCTGGGGGCCGGCCACGCCGACGTGGTGCGGCTGAACATCCCCGACTCCCGGGTGGCACAGCACGAGGACGATCTGCGTACGGCGCTTCTTCCGCTGTGCCGCGGCGCCGCTCTCGTCGCCGCCCCGTGGACGGGTGACGTGCACAGCGACCACGAGGCAGCGGGCCGCGCCGCGCGAGCAGCGGCCGAAGAGGCTGACGTACCCCTGGTCGAGTACCCGGTATGGCTGTGGCACTGGGCCGAACCGGGTGATCCGCGCGTGCCCTGGAGCCGGGCTGCGCAACTCCCGCTCAGCCCCGAAGTGCAGGTGCGCAAGCGGCATGCCATCGACGCGTTCGCCTCGCAGATCCTGCCTCTCGGGCCGGGGGCGCAGGATGCGGCGATTCTGCCGCCCGAGGAGATCGCCCATCATCTGCGTCCGCGCGAGGTGGTGTTCCGGTGA
- a CDS encoding acyl-CoA dehydrogenase family protein produces MTGNSERRIVVPENLAPPDRAGDFEARALRAETSGRFTEAVAAMESGRLHFPLPGNGSTADRFAALRAVAEDDLCLARLVEGHVDAVAILAELDGPSAESGSRWGVWAAEPPGEGLSATRRPGGGWSVSGLKQYCSGAHSCTHALVTARAEEGRRLFAVALSDASYEPVEGTWRALGMAGSDTPDVRFHEAPAEPVGGVEDYVNRPGFQHGGIGVAACWLGGAHAVARPLHAAAARGNDPHTRAHLGAVDVDLHAAGLTLEAAATAIDSDPLDAKGEARLLSLRVRALIEAACRRALDHVGRATGAGPLCHDQRHARNVADLTVYIRQHHAERNLAELGTLLSEREGL; encoded by the coding sequence GTGACAGGCAATTCCGAACGGCGCATTGTCGTGCCGGAAAACCTTGCACCTCCAGACCGCGCCGGAGACTTCGAAGCACGTGCCCTGCGGGCGGAGACCTCGGGGCGTTTCACCGAGGCGGTCGCCGCGATGGAAAGCGGGCGCCTGCACTTCCCACTGCCCGGTAACGGCAGCACAGCCGACCGTTTCGCCGCCTTGCGCGCGGTGGCAGAGGATGATCTGTGCCTAGCCCGGCTGGTGGAGGGACATGTCGACGCTGTGGCGATCCTCGCCGAGCTCGATGGTCCTTCTGCGGAGTCGGGCAGCCGCTGGGGCGTGTGGGCTGCGGAACCTCCGGGTGAAGGTCTGTCGGCGACCCGTCGGCCGGGCGGCGGGTGGTCGGTCAGTGGACTCAAGCAGTACTGCTCGGGGGCGCACAGTTGCACGCACGCCTTGGTCACCGCACGTGCTGAGGAGGGCCGACGTCTTTTCGCCGTCGCCCTGAGCGACGCTTCCTACGAACCGGTCGAGGGGACGTGGCGCGCACTGGGCATGGCCGGCTCGGACACGCCGGATGTGCGCTTCCACGAGGCGCCGGCCGAACCCGTCGGAGGCGTCGAGGATTACGTGAACCGGCCCGGCTTCCAGCACGGAGGCATCGGCGTGGCCGCCTGCTGGCTCGGCGGAGCCCACGCGGTGGCGCGTCCGCTGCATGCGGCGGCGGCGCGCGGGAACGACCCGCACACCAGAGCGCACCTCGGCGCGGTGGACGTCGACCTGCATGCGGCAGGACTGACCCTGGAGGCGGCGGCGACCGCGATCGACAGCGACCCCCTGGACGCCAAGGGCGAGGCCCGGCTGCTGAGCCTGCGCGTCCGGGCACTCATCGAGGCTGCCTGCCGTCGCGCACTGGACCACGTCGGACGCGCCACCGGTGCGGGACCTCTGTGCCACGACCAACGGCACGCGCGCAACGTCGCCGACCTCACCGTGTACATCCGTCAGCACCACGCGGAGCGAAATCTCGCCGAGCTCGGCACCCTCCTCAGCGAGCGTGAGGGCCTGTGA